A segment of the Arachis hypogaea cultivar Tifrunner chromosome 5, arahy.Tifrunner.gnm2.J5K5, whole genome shotgun sequence genome:
aaaagaaaaatcaaagttAAATATTATACTTGCCTCTGAGAGTGATGTAGAAGCCTCAGTCTTACGTTTTTTCCTATCATTATTCTGAATACTAGTTGTGCTAACAATATCAACGGTCATTTGCAGAGCAATAGCCATATATGCCAAAATGGGGGAAATGTCCATGTAATCATACTCCCCACAATGAACAATTGTTACCTCGGAGATTATCTTGAGGGATAAAAATAATATCTCTAACGTTTGAGGTCTTAGCAAGGCTTTTCTGGTATCCTCGTTTAGAAGGAAGTCCCTAACTTGCCATGCTATCCCAACAGCAACTAAATAATCATCCTCAAAAGATTGCTTTCTGTTTATAATCTTTGATTTAAATGAGAAATTTCCAGAGGATCTAGATTTCTTCCCCTTAACAGAAGAAATGCTATGTGATGGCATGACTGTGCCAAATTTAATATGACACCGGTAAGCAGCCTTATGCAAGAGGGATGTTAAGGCTTCCAACATATCATCAAAATAACCCAATGAAAGCAATAACTTATGTGCAGACCTCACTTCAGATTGGCGATCAACCTCCTCAGATAAACCATTGCAGTTTGTGACAATAGCCATGCATTCTTCAAGTAGTCCAGCAACACCATCTGGATGGACAGCAGAAAGGAGGTTGAATAAAGAAGATTGAGCTTGGCCTGTTGATGCCAAAGtaagtaatttttttactttctctTGAGTAAATAATTGTTTGAGGGCATTCTTGTAGCATAGTTCACTGGCTAAGTCATCACAAAGGTAGCTAGCAGCACCAAGAAAACCCTCAATCTGATTTGCATCCAACTTATGAGGTGACAAGACCAAACTCATGAATGCTTTGATGAGTTCCATAAGATGATCTTTAGGTGCCCCTTCCAAGATTGCAAATTTGCAGAAGATTGCACCTCCCATCGGAGACCTTCTCATAAGTGTAATGCAACGATTACATGCCTCCTCAATGGGTACTTTCGAGGGAAAGTACGATGGCATAAGCAATTTTGTTATCTTCTGAGCCACAGGAGGTTGATCACTAGCAAGGATAGACAATAGTGAATCAAGCTCCACCACCTCCAGAATCATCAGGAAACAATAGTGAATCAAGCTCCACCACCTCCAGAATATTCAAAAGAACAGTCAGCAAACCAATCAGAATGCATAATATTACCAAATACATAAGAAACAAGAACATTGTACTCAACACTGACTTCAAGAACATGTACCTTGTTGAACTGAAAATTTCTGACGGCCTCTAGGTGTAACAAGAGATCTGCTGCAGCAACTCGAACTGTGAGAACATTGTCCAGCATTAAATGCCGAAGTCTTGGCAAGAGAACCTTAAGAATTTCATGAGAGTGGGGATTGCCAAGCAAATAAATTATGCCATTTAACATGGAAACCCTCACTTCACTGCATGCATCATGAGACATGTCATCAAATAGTTTTGTAATTATCTTTGTTATGATTGGTGAAGGAATAATTTCCCAAAACAGATGAAGCACACGACAGGAACCCTCAACAGCAATTGTTCTCACTTGTGGACAATCATCCTTAAGTAACCTTTCTAATAAGAAGAACTGCTTATCAAGCAATATATCTTTCTCCTCTTTCGTAGCATCAGGGTCTTCAAGAGGGAACAAGTCAAGAAGTAAATATAAAGCATTCTGCCTAACATTTGAGTTTGCAACCTATTGCAAAGAACGCAAAGTAAAATTCAGAACGtatggaaagtaaataacagttTGATTGACTAATTCAGAAAGTTCTGCTTAACAATCATTCTCTTACCTGCAAGGACCTAAATATCACAGGCTCAGCAAGCTGAAACAGAAGCTTCTCAACTCCATCTGTGGTCCTTTGTTCAACAAATGCTCCAAAAATCCTTCTAATATATGAAGCAAGCGCTGAGGAACCAGCATGTATAGCAGCTTCGATCATCTCCTGCAAGAACCCATTCTCAATTTCGCTTTTCGAATCCCCTTCGGCTGCTTTCCATGCCCGAAACAGGATATCCCCGTAAGACTCAAGCATCGACTTCCTCCCAAACGGTATCTGGGAGCGAATCATAGCCAAAACTTCCTTCCCAAACTGTTGGCTCAAACCAAACACGAACGAGAGGAATTTCCTTCCGTCCTCTGTCTTCAAATACAGAGGCGAAATCACGCAACGAACCAGCAACAGCTTCAAATCCTCGATGCTGTCGTCGTCAAAGTCAAACAGAGCAAAAGCCTCCCGGAGCGTGTAGACCTTGTGCACGTCGACCTTCTTCTTCACCGTGAGAGATCTCGCGAGAAGAAAAGGGAGAGTCTGCGAGATTAAGGACTCTCGGCCGGGAAGATTGTCCTTCCACCATTCCTCGCACAAGCACTCGATCGACGAGGAAAGAACCGAGTCGGACTCGAACACGATCAAGTTATCGTGAAGCACCTGAACTCCCGGGAGCAAATCCGACGGCGAGAACGGTTTCTTGGGGTGCGAGACGCAAAGTTGCGCGATATGCGCGAGAATTTGGAGGCGCTCGAGAATTTTGTCCTTCTCATGATCCGGGTTGGCGAGTGGGGGCTCGAGGCGAGAAGAGCGGCGAAGGCGCTTGGAGGGAGGGGTGCGAGGGGATTTGGTGGGGCTGAGGGTTGTTGGAGGGTTTGGTTGAAGAAGGTTGTGGAAGGATTGAATTGCGGAGGAGATTGAATTGCAGAGGGATTGAGGGA
Coding sequences within it:
- the LOC112800497 gene encoding uncharacterized protein, which encodes MKKRLPSSAEEFLSSATKLTLKTSKPSLKTQIHAIKPSSELSSTLPQSLCNSISSAIQSFHNLLQPNPPTTLSPTKSPRTPPSKRLRRSSRLEPPLANPDHEKDKILERLQILAHIAQLCVSHPKKPFSPSDLLPGVQVLHDNLIVFESDSVLSSSIECLCEEWWKDNLPGRESLISQTLPFLLARSLTVKKKVDVHKVYTLREAFALFDFDDDSIEDLKLLLVRCVISPLYLKTEDGRKFLSFVFGLSQQFGKEVLAMIRSQIPFGRKSMLESYGDILFRAWKAAEGDSKSEIENGFLQEMIEAAIHAGSSALASYIRRIFGAFVEQRTTDGVEKLLFQLAEPVIFRSLQVANSNVRQNALYLLLDLFPLEDPDATKEEKDILLDKQFFLLERLLKDDCPQVRTIAVEGSCRVLHLFWEIIPSPIITKIITKLFDDMSHDACSEVRVSMLNGIIYLLGNPHSHEILKVLLPRLRHLMLDNVLTVRVAAADLLLHLEAVRNFQFNKVVELDSLLSILASDQPPVAQKITKLLMPSYFPSKVPIEEACNRCITLMRRSPMGGAIFCKFAILEGAPKDHLMELIKAFMSLVLSPHKLDANQIEGFLGAASYLCDDLASELCYKNALKQLFTQEKVKKLLTLASTGQAQSSLFNLLSAVHPDGVAGLLEECMAIVTNCNGLSEEVDRQSEVRSAHKLLLSLGYFDDMLEALTSLLHKAAYRCHIKFGTVMPSHSISSVKGKKSRSSGNFSFKSKIINRKQSFEDDYLVAVGIAWQVRDFLLNEDTRKALLRPQTLEILFLSLKIISEVTIVHCGEYDYMDISPILAYMAIALQMTVDIVSTTSIQNNDRKKRKTEASTSLSESVLEQTIEHVLDCLEKLFVADDSRKNDKVDSDLQSANRTNRIATQSDSAHNKPRQVLCKVKMLTAVLKFMADTFAMDFAPHNHELFLNYTSKCVQHIMSSLDRLHHKQIRFNEDDMKSVFFCLKSSFTYATKVLNMTLTDSSGLSTNSPTAFALANDLLDLVVLIESYLGSGYASRLVAAANPWLPDLVLALASISVQKHGVGGRKHSTASDQMKLRIPKWILIVAKTELSSVKDAAEDGYSDQQKFSAFDRLVSMLVVLLKKNSDVMDAVGVIFLDSSLVGLERKDIGLALGLLHFVRFKLFEHDDRDWGDMMLSSLQGIYPKIEREIAEENHEEELDKLTFAKDLIEPLWMHHLYETGKVSMTDE